Genomic window (Argonema galeatum A003/A1):
CAAATATCCGCGACCAATTTTGGTAATCAGCGCCTCAGTTCGGCCAGAACATACCTACAATGTATTTCAGTTGCTCGAAGCAGGAGCGATCGATGTTTTTCCTAAGCCGAGCATCCAGTCTCCTCAAGATTATGAGTCGCTCAAGCAGGATCTGATCGGCAAAATCAAAGTTTTGTCTGGTGTGGCCGTTTTTACCCTGCGTCGGCGCAGCAAAGTTACAGGGTTGCAGGTTCCTGGTGGCGGAGGGGAACAAGGACACAACACGGATTTGAACACGGATACACGGACGTCTCTTATGAATAAATTAATCGGTGCATCCGTGCCTTCCGTGTCGTACCCAGTGGGAGAGAATTACAAATTACCCGTTACTAATTACCCATCACCAAATACAAAATACAAAATGGTTGCGATCGGTGCTTCTACTGGTGGCCCACAAGCTTTGCAGACGATTCTTGCCCAACTGCCGAGGAATTTCGCACTGCCCGTTATTTGCGTCCAGCACATCAGCGAGGGATTTTTGCAGGGATTGGTAAATTGGTTGGGGTCGGACTGCAAGCTGCCAGTCAAAATTGCTACGATGGGCGATTTGCCCCAAGCGGGTACAGTTTATTTCCCGCCGGAGGGGCGACATTTAGAGTTGAATTCTCAAGGTAGGTTTGTTTATTCGTCATCTCCACCGCTGTCCGGTCATCGCCCTTCGGTAACGGTAACATTTAATTCGGTGGCGAAGTTCTATGGAAGGGCAGCCGTGGGTATTCTGCTGACGGGGATGGGGCGCGATGGTGCGGACGGTATGCTAGCTCTAGCACAAGCTGGTGGTCTGACTATTGCACAGGATGAGGCGAGTAGTGTGGTGTTTGGGATGCCCAAAGAAGCGATCGCTCTTGGTGCAGCTCAGTATATTTTAGCGATCGGCGAAATCGCCCCCTATCTGCTAGGGAAGAAGGGACTAGGGGCTAGGGGCTAGGGAACAAGGGGTTAGGGGCTAGGGAACAAGGGGCTAGGGAACAAGGGGCTAGGGACTAGGGAACAAGGGGCTAGGGACTAGGGAACAAGGGGCTAGGGAAGAGGGAAGAGCGATGAAAGGATTGACCCCCTGACTGGGTGACAGCTAACTATGGGTCAAAGCCTTACTGCCTGTGGCTTTTACCCATAGTTAGCTGTCAAAAAAATACAGGTCGCTTATTCGGCTCCTAAAGTCCAAAAATGCTTCTCCTGGAGAGGCTTGTGGCAGACCGTCTAGGCCAAGAAGACAAGGCATTAGGCTTCAACAATGAAGCAGGGGACTTCTTTAACAATATCTTATTGGCGATCGCTACATTAGGTATTGCTGGAGTTCTGATTTTGCAGACGGTATTTCTTAGTTAACTCGGTTAAGCTAATCGACTACTAGAAATCTTTCCCCTCTGCCCCGACCTGATGGTCGGTTTTTTTTCCTCAAAAGTGCAATGGAATAGAAAGTGCGAATTTGACGCTAACCAAGACTCAACCCGGTTCCAAGTATTCGTCATTCCTTCCTTCTCTGTTCCGTCCGCTGCACTGTGTGGTTAGGCGGCGTGACTACAACTGAGAGAGTAGTTTGTCATACTCTGCGTGTGAACCAACCCAAAACCAAACGACTATATCTCCGTCTAACTGTCCAACTGCTCGATAACTTTTGCCGATCCGAGCAGAGTAAATTGGCAATTCTTGATGTACTTTTTTGAAGCGCAGACTTGGATGGCTAGGATCTTGCTTGAATTGGCGATATGCCTCGCGTGTTTGCTCTTGAACTTGCTCTGGTAGATCGGCAAATGCTTTGCGGAATTGGATAGTTGTGCGTGACTTCACAATGTTTCTGGATCTAACTCTTGGGTTTGAGAAGCGCGATGCTCAGCCATTGCCTCGGCTGCGAGTTTAGCAAGGGCATTTTGGGAACGCGCAAATGCTGAATCCCATTTAATTTCATCTTCGAGTTCTTCCAGAATCATTGCAGCGATCGCATCCTGCTCATCAGCAGGCAGAGTTTTCAATTTGGCTACCGCACGTTCAAGCAACTCAGTCATGGCTACCGCACTCTTGAAATGAGAATTAATATCCTATCTATTATCGCCTCAACGGACAACTCAAGCAGCCTAAGTATGTATTAGACACCAAAAGTGCGGTCTAATACATACTTAGGCTGTATTTTATTCCC
Coding sequences:
- a CDS encoding type II toxin-antitoxin system RelE family toxin, whose product is MKSRTTIQFRKAFADLPEQVQEQTREAYRQFKQDPSHPSLRFKKVHQELPIYSARIGKSYRAVGQLDGDIVVWFWVGSHAEYDKLLSQL
- the cheB gene encoding chemotaxis-specific protein-glutamate methyltransferase CheB, translated to MNKKIIKILIVEDSPVVTLVLKRIFASSPEMEVVGTAQNGLEGLELIPKVQPDVICTDLHMARMNGLEFTREVMSKYPRPILVISASVRPEHTYNVFQLLEAGAIDVFPKPSIQSPQDYESLKQDLIGKIKVLSGVAVFTLRRRSKVTGLQVPGGGGEQGHNTDLNTDTRTSLMNKLIGASVPSVSYPVGENYKLPVTNYPSPNTKYKMVAIGASTGGPQALQTILAQLPRNFALPVICVQHISEGFLQGLVNWLGSDCKLPVKIATMGDLPQAGTVYFPPEGRHLELNSQGRFVYSSSPPLSGHRPSVTVTFNSVAKFYGRAAVGILLTGMGRDGADGMLALAQAGGLTIAQDEASSVVFGMPKEAIALGAAQYILAIGEIAPYLLGKKGLGARG